In the Phaseolus vulgaris cultivar G19833 chromosome 7, P. vulgaris v2.0, whole genome shotgun sequence genome, one interval contains:
- the LOC137829338 gene encoding uncharacterized protein: MGYGFGHSPGEGVFLNGKSNWSVSFHSFDLEKEDSWVWKDGEAISYTAKSAYNRLRRGREGKNVIVFKQLWRCKTLPFALVTAWRVLENKLATRVNLEKCGIAVESPLCSLCRVEVESNNHLFFECSFA; the protein is encoded by the coding sequence ATGGGTTATGGGTTTGGACATTCGCCTGGAGAAGGAGTCTTTTTGAATGGGAAAAGCAATTGGAGTGTCAGTTTTCACAGTTTTGACTTGGAAAAGGAGGATAGTTGGGTTTGGAAGGATGGGGAGGCGATATCATATACAGCTAAATCTGCCTATAATCGTCTTAGGAGGGGTCGAGAAGGGAAGAATGTCATCGTGTTTAAACAACTTTGGAGATGTAAAACTCTGCCTTTTGCACTTGTtactgcttggagggtgttggaaaatAAGCTAGCTACTAGGGTTAACTTGGAAAAGTGTGGGATTGCGGTTGAAAGTCCTTTGTGTAGTCTTTGTAGGGTGGAGGTGGAATCAAATAACCATTTGTTTTTCGAGTGCAGTTTTGCTTGA